AGGGCCGCACGGAGGCCCTCCTCCCGTAGGATGTGCAGACGCGGCGCGCCTTGCAGCGGCTGTTCGGAATGAGCGCGGGCGCGACAACCTTGTCCCAgtcgacgatggcggcggcgaacACCGGTGCTCCTTCTCGTCCTCTACCTCCAAGGAAGCGCACCGGTACAGCTCAGGCACCCCCGTCCCCAAATCCCGTCCACCCATCCGATGTTGTCCAGCTCATCCTCACGCTCGTGGATTCGCCTCCTCCTATACACGACACTTGAAACATGGACGTGGTGAGCTTACCCTCTCTCTACCCCCAAATCTAGATGGCACTAGCATCTGTTACATACATACATATGGATAAACATCTTGGTTTGGTTCTTTGGTTCAGTTTGTATTCAGTCTGTATGCGTCTAGATGTGAATGGCACTTGCAGTATATGGCCGCTCCTTGGTTGTCCATTTGTATGCGTCCATCAGTATGTAATGGCCGCTCCTTGATTGTTATTTTGAACAAAACTCCCCCTTAATTCTTCCTATACTGAAATGAATCCTTGGAAGCTAGCACTACATGTCTGTTGTTGCTGTCATCTTGTACTACATGGCTTTTTCCAATTTAATTTCAGTCAAGTTTATGTGAATATAATCTCCTTTGATCTGATGTTTTGGTCTGACTATTTACATTTTAATTATCATGTATGTACTAATGCATTCTCAGATATTTGGTCGGTGTTATCTTCTAAAATAATAGTAAATGCAATCGTTAAATATGTGTAGAAGAAGCATGTCCGCAAACAGAATTGTACATTTTCATTCCTTTGTAGAAGTGTAATAGATTATTTCTTGAAAACACAAAGATTTCAAGTATAGCGTCAGAACAAAGATACAAACTATAATTTAAACATCCGGTAAATGACATATACAGCGAGTTGGGCGCGTCAAATGTTGATGCACAAACAAAATACATTGGATTAATTATGTACTTTTTAGAACAGTTCAGAATACATATTGGAAGAGCAAATTATGTTATGTTCCCGGCCCATCTGTTTCTGCTATCTTGCTGCTGCAGGACCTGGGAGTTTTAGTGGCTAATATAATTTTGACAATTTTGCTGCAATATCTTCAGTTTCTCTATTGATTCGGACAATTTTGCTGCTCCAATAGTCTGAAGCAGAACCTCCGTCTTCTATCTCAACGTCGGCGGCCCGACGGCGTCGAATCCTTATTGACGCCCGTCGGCGGCCCAGTGATGCAACCAGATCACTGCAAATTGCTCCATTCATGTCAGCAGCCTAATCAGGTTTATTGTAGATTGGAGTTGTCCCTTCACTCTTGATCAATAACCAGATATTGGCAAGCTTGAGTTATCCATGGATGCATGGAAAAGATTATTCATTGTTGTGATATGCATATCTGTAGGATTAAATTCATCTGAATTATAAGCTATGTCACACTTTGCAGAGTACAAAGACTTCAGTTCAAATAATCTGTTTGTACATCTGTTGATGTCAGGTGGAGGTAGTCATGCTGGCGCCACTGTTTTGCTTCGTGCTGATGTGGTATAAAAGTGCCTCCTCGGCAGATGAGGACCTGAGCGTGGCCGTGCTAATGAGGATGCAGGATCCACCGCCACCGGCCAGTCCGAGTGCGTTGTTGTTTTCATTCTTTGGGTCCTAGGGATTTCGAAATCAGGTGTTCGTCCCTGATGATTTCCGGGAGATAAACTGATTTCGTTGGCATCATCTATTTCATTACCTCACCAATATCCATGTGAGCCTGAGTTGGAAGTGAATGTACACATTGCGTGGCTATGTTCCTGCAGGTGATTGCAGAGAACTTGGCAGGCAGATCAATTACGAGGAGGTCAAGGCTGAGCTGAAGTGGGGTGGGTGCCAACATGAAGGAGTTGGAGATATCTCTATTTTTGTCAGTCATTATTCAGGCTCTAAGCATCCCCTTTCCCTATACCACATTACTTGATATTATTAAATTCAGTACTCTTACTCAACTGTGAACAAG
This portion of the Triticum dicoccoides isolate Atlit2015 ecotype Zavitan chromosome 7A, WEW_v2.0, whole genome shotgun sequence genome encodes:
- the LOC119329959 gene encoding uncharacterized protein LOC119329959 encodes the protein MLSSSSSRSWIRLLLYTTLETWTCLKQNLRLLSQRRRPDGVESLLTPVGGPVMQPDHCKLLHSCQQPNQVEVVMLAPLFCFVLMWYKSASSADEDLSVAVLMRMQDPPPPASPSDCRELGRQINYEEVKAELKWGGCQHEGVGDISIFQNDLLGPNEDRCVVVDIRCTANIEPQKNIMKEVGEAGGDHIPTQSAS